The Desulfobulbaceae bacterium DB1 genome has a window encoding:
- a CDS encoding sigma-54-dependent Fis family transcriptional regulator, with amino-acid sequence MAKKNSAILVVDDEESLRLTFKMFLSREGYGPVSTASSYDEALQLLQKQHFDLIVSDIVMEGSSGIDLLRQVKEMGKKCPVVMVTGYPNINSAAEAVRLGAFDYLAKPVKKDNLLRTARMALQQFALHKENERLFLEKQRYQHYLETVFRSIKDLVVTVDAEMMIIDMNTEARKWLEKTNPNAKAAGRIDELPCFSEIFAFDARTVLENELEVAEHRVEFVLEGHGVTVFRVSAAPLLTSEGEFLGVVLVARDVSRLEALEQRERRTGLHRLIGTSRAMQTVYTLVENVGKVDTTVLITGESGTGKELVAEALHAESPRKDMPMVKVDCTAIPENLLESELFGHKKGSFTGADRDRKGRILSADGGTLFLDEIGDISSMMQLRLLRFLQERTFYPVGEDRPIKVDVRVITATNADLKAQVVAGKFREDLYYRLKVVDIVLPPLRERYEDIPLLVKKFIDRFGKRLEKPIHGISDQALGQLTRHNWPGNVRELEHVVERACVLCSGGTITLANLPLELQDLDNIKSQSRDSLPQVSTEQSLLNDDENEEERILTTLKLTYGNKAQAARILGIDRSTLYRKIRQFNIDLGQLDITP; translated from the coding sequence GTGGCCAAAAAAAACAGCGCCATTTTAGTTGTTGACGATGAGGAAAGTTTACGACTGACATTTAAAATGTTCCTCAGCCGGGAGGGATACGGGCCTGTTTCTACTGCATCCTCCTATGACGAAGCATTGCAATTATTGCAAAAACAGCATTTTGATCTCATTGTCAGCGATATTGTCATGGAAGGGTCGTCAGGAATCGATCTACTCAGACAGGTCAAGGAAATGGGCAAGAAATGTCCGGTGGTCATGGTCACGGGATACCCCAACATCAACTCCGCGGCCGAAGCCGTCCGACTCGGCGCCTTTGACTATCTGGCAAAACCTGTCAAAAAAGACAATCTGCTCCGCACTGCCAGAATGGCCCTGCAGCAATTTGCCCTCCACAAGGAAAATGAAAGGCTTTTTTTGGAAAAACAGCGTTATCAGCACTACCTGGAAACTGTTTTTCGCAGCATCAAGGATCTCGTCGTCACAGTTGACGCCGAAATGATGATCATCGACATGAACACGGAGGCCCGCAAATGGCTGGAAAAAACCAATCCCAACGCCAAGGCAGCCGGACGAATTGACGAATTGCCCTGCTTTTCCGAAATCTTTGCCTTTGACGCCCGCACGGTACTTGAAAATGAACTCGAGGTCGCTGAACACAGAGTCGAATTCGTGCTCGAAGGACATGGAGTTACGGTCTTCAGGGTGAGTGCCGCGCCGCTCCTGACTTCCGAAGGCGAATTCCTCGGCGTTGTCCTGGTGGCGCGTGATGTAAGCCGCCTTGAAGCCCTTGAACAGCGGGAAAGGAGGACCGGTTTGCATCGCTTGATCGGCACCAGCCGGGCGATGCAAACCGTCTATACCCTTGTCGAGAATGTCGGCAAGGTGGACACAACCGTTCTCATCACCGGGGAAAGCGGTACCGGCAAAGAGCTTGTGGCCGAAGCGCTGCATGCGGAAAGCCCAAGAAAAGACATGCCCATGGTGAAGGTTGACTGCACGGCCATCCCCGAAAATCTCCTGGAAAGCGAATTGTTCGGCCACAAAAAAGGCTCCTTTACCGGTGCTGACCGGGACAGAAAAGGCCGCATCCTTTCGGCGGACGGAGGCACCCTTTTTCTTGATGAAATCGGCGACATATCTTCGATGATGCAGCTTCGACTCCTGCGCTTCCTCCAGGAACGTACATTCTACCCGGTGGGGGAAGACAGGCCCATCAAGGTTGACGTCAGGGTTATTACCGCAACCAACGCCGACCTGAAAGCCCAGGTAGTCGCCGGTAAATTCAGGGAAGACCTCTATTACCGGCTCAAGGTGGTGGATATTGTCCTGCCGCCCTTACGCGAACGCTATGAGGATATTCCTCTGCTGGTAAAAAAATTCATCGATCGCTTCGGCAAACGGCTGGAAAAACCGATTCACGGCATTTCCGACCAGGCTCTCGGCCAACTGACCAGACACAACTGGCCGGGCAATGTGCGGGAACTCGAACATGTTGTGGAACGGGCCTGTGTGCTCTGTTCCGGCGGGACAATTACTCTGGCCAATCTTCCCCTTGAATTGCAGGATTTGGACAATATCAAATCCCAGAGCAGGGATTCTCTTCCCCAGGTATCCACCGAACAATCCCTGCTGAATGATGACGAAAACGAGGAAGAAAGAATTCTTACCACCTTAAAACTGACATACGGGAACAAAGCACAAGCCGCCCGCATCCTCGGCATTGACAGAAGCACGCTTTACAGGAAAATACGCCAATTCAACATCGACCTCGGCCAACTTGACATAACGCCCTGA